In a genomic window of Apteryx mantelli isolate bAptMan1 chromosome 2, bAptMan1.hap1, whole genome shotgun sequence:
- the LOC106484596 gene encoding fatty acid-binding protein 5 isoform X2 — translation MAVDAFLGKWCLVSSEGFEDYMKELGVGMAMRKMGSVAKPDVYIIKDGDTITVKTESTFKTSQFSFKLGEKFEENTLDGRKTQTLVSLKDDGSLIQEQEWGDKKTIITRKLVDGQLVVECNMNGVKCVRVYQKA, via the exons atggccgtCGACGCGTTTTTAGGCAAATGGTGCCTCGTCTCGAGCGAGGGCTTTGAGGACTATATGAAAGAGCTGG GTGTGGGTATGGCCATGAGAAAAATGGGAAGTGTGGCCAAACCGGATGTCTACATTATTAAGGATGGAGATACAATCACTGTAAAAACAGAAAGCACCTTTAAAACTTCACAGTTCAGCTTCAAGCTTGGTGAGAAGTTTGAGGAAAATACGTTAGATGGCAGAAAAACTCAG ACCCTTGTCAGCTTAAAAGATGATGGGTCATTGATTCAGGAACAGGAGTGGGGTGACAAGAAAACCATAATAACACGGAAACTAGTGGATGGACAATTGGTGGTG GAATGCAACATGAACGGTGTCAAGTGTGTTAGAGTCTACCAGAAAGCATGA
- the LOC106484596 gene encoding fatty acid-binding protein 5 isoform X1, translating to MASKIRVALRPVKSILVRFCPFEPNVESTRIFLQRIYHKKIYDTNRNCEVTTDVRHDGSEPLVDVMFGVGMAMRKMGSVAKPDVYIIKDGDTITVKTESTFKTSQFSFKLGEKFEENTLDGRKTQTLVSLKDDGSLIQEQEWGDKKTIITRKLVDGQLVVECNMNGVKCVRVYQKA from the exons ATGGCGTCCAAGATCCGGGTGGCGCTGCGGCCTGTGAAGAGTATCCTGGTCCGCTTCTGCCCGTTCGAGCCCAACGTGGAGAGCACGAG aatatttcttcAACGCATATACCATAAAAAAATCTATGACACCAACAGGAACTGTGAAGTGACTACTGATGTGAGACATGATGGGTCTGAACCACTTGTAGATGTTATGTTTG GTGTGGGTATGGCCATGAGAAAAATGGGAAGTGTGGCCAAACCGGATGTCTACATTATTAAGGATGGAGATACAATCACTGTAAAAACAGAAAGCACCTTTAAAACTTCACAGTTCAGCTTCAAGCTTGGTGAGAAGTTTGAGGAAAATACGTTAGATGGCAGAAAAACTCAG ACCCTTGTCAGCTTAAAAGATGATGGGTCATTGATTCAGGAACAGGAGTGGGGTGACAAGAAAACCATAATAACACGGAAACTAGTGGATGGACAATTGGTGGTG GAATGCAACATGAACGGTGTCAAGTGTGTTAGAGTCTACCAGAAAGCATGA